The following nucleotide sequence is from Chrysiogenia bacterium.
CCGCGGCGACATGCTGCCCTACGACCTGTTCCGCAAGATGCACAAGGAACTGGGGCTTCGCATCGCCGCTGAGAAAGCGATCAACAAGGCCATTGCACGAAAGCGCGCCGAAGAAGCAGGCGAAGCGCCCGAAGAGAAACCGGAAAAGGAGAATGCCAAGGGGGACGAAGATGACCTGAGCGGTGGGCAGGACCCGCTGCTCATGGCGATCCTGATGAAGGAACTCTCGCGCGTCTCGCCGGGCTTTACGCTCTCCTACGGCGCCTCGCTCGGACTGTGCGGCTCGAACATCCAGAAGAAGGGCACGGCCGAGCAGCTTGAGAAATACGCCAAGCCGGTGCTGCTCTACGACAAGATCGGTTGCTGGGGCCTGACCGAACCCGACGCCGGCAGCGATGCCTTCGGCTCGATGAAGACCGTCGCCCGCCGCGATGGCGACTACTACGTGCTCAACGGGTCGAAGACCTTCATCACGAACGCCCCGCACGCGGATATCTTCGTGATCTACGCGCGCCTGGACAAAGGCCAGGGCGGCGAGAAAAACACCTGGCCGGTCAAGAGCTTCATCTGCGTGCGCGAGGACGAGGGTCTCTCCACCAGCGAGCCCATGGACAAGATGGGCATGCGCGACTCGCCGACGGGGCTGATCTATCTCGAGGACTGCCGCATTCCGGTGGACCGCATCCTGGGTACCGAGGAAGAAGAGTCCCGCGGCGACGGCAAGGAAGTCCTTCAGGGCGAGCGCTCGGGCATGCCGGCCATGGCGCTGGGGATCATCGAGCGTTGCCTGGAAGTTGCCACCAAATACGCCAAGGAGCGCGAGCAGTTCGGCCAGCCCATCGCCAACTACCAGGCCGTGCAGCTCCGGCTGGCGGAGATGTACATCGCCTATGAGAACTGCCGGAACCTGGTATTCAAGCAGGCCTGGCTCCAGCGCGAGGGCAAGCGCGACATGTTCTCGGCCCAGGTGGCCAAGGTCTACTGCACCCAGCAGGCGACCAAGGTCGCGCTCGACGCCATCCAGATTCTGGGCGGCAACGGCTACATGAAGGAATACTACGTCGAGAAGCTCATGCGCGATGCCAAGCTCCTGGAGATCGGCGGCGGCACCTCCGACATCAACATGATGGGCATGATGCGCGAGTATCTGGCGCGATCGAGCTGAGCGCACCCTTCAATGCTTGAGGACGGCGCCGCCGGGGCTCCCCCCGGTCGCGCTTTTCGTGTAGATTGACACCCATGGTCGGCAAGTTCGCAAAGGGAATCTTCACCGGGCTCGGCGCTCCAAAGCGCGGGATGTCCTTTCTTGGGGAGCACCCCAAGCTCATCTCGTGGTGCGTGATCCCGGTGATCATTAACTACCTGATCTTCGGCACGCTGGCGTATCTGGCGGGCAAGTTCATTCCCGAGCTCTCGGACATGATTCTGCCCGAGGCGACCAACTGGTTCTGGGACGTGGTGCGTTTTCTGCTGCAGGGGGTCGGCTACCTGATCGTCGGCGTGGCCGCCTACTTCCTGTTTGTCCCCGTGGCCGGGCTCATCGCCTCGCCCTTCAACGACATGCTGGCCGAGCAGGTGGGCATCCTGAAGACGGGCGAGGTTCCCGAGGGCGCGGGCTGGAAGAACTTTGCTTCCGACGCGCTTTTCTCAATCGGCGTTGAGGCAAAGAAGCTCCTGCTGCTGGTGATCCTGGCGGTGGGGACATTTCTCGTCGGGCTCATTCCCGTGGTTCAGGTGATTTCGCCGGTCGTGGGCGTGCTGGTGGGCATCTTCTACGTGGCGCTCGAATACATCGACTTCGCCATGGCCCACCGCAAATTGCCGTTTTCCGACCGCGTGGCGATGCTGGCCGCCGATCAGCCGGGCATGGCACTGGGCTTTGGGCTGCCGCCCTATGTGGTTGCACTGGTGCCCGTCGTGAACGTGCTGGTCATCCCGCTGCTCGCACCGGTGATGGTCGTCGCGGGCGCGCTGCTCTACTACGAGCACCTGGCGCCCGGGCATGAAGCGGTGGCGGAAGTCGCAAACTGAATTTTCTGGAATGATTCAAACGAAAACGCGCGGCATCTGCCGCGAGTTTCTTTTCAGGACATGTTCTTGAGCAGGAAGCTGGCCAGCAGGTCTTCGTCGCTGGTGGAGCCCTCGGGTGCGACCTGGGATTCGTCGAGCTTTTCTTCCTCGGGCTTGGGCGGCGCAGGAGCGGCAGCCGCCGGCGCGCCGGCCGGTTGCTCGGGGCGTCCGAGGTAGCCGGTCTCCACGTCGTAGGGCGTGTCGCCCAGGATCACCGACTCCATGTAGGCCTCGGCATTCATCGCGTCGAGCTGCTTCTTGGTCTTCACCTTCCCCAGCAGGCCGTGGGGATCGTCGCCACCGCCCGAGACGGTCAGAAAGCGCACAGCTTCCTCGAGCTGAAACACCTTCGGCCCTTCCGGCGCGGTCTTGAGAGTGAGCGTGTGGCCTTCGATGGAGATTTTCTCTCCCTCGGTCCACGAGTCGATCACCCGTTGTGAAAAGAACAGCAGCTTTGCCATGGGAATCGTTAAATCCGCAATCTTCTGGCGGGGTTACACCCCTCCCTCGAATTTCGAACTATACCAGCCCTTTGCGCCGCAACGCAACAAAAGCGCGCTCGCGCCGGTGGGCGGCGCTCCGGGATGCCTCTGGTAGCTCTTGCGCACCCAAAGCACTTGGAGCCGCGCGCGGGCGGGTCTAGCATTCCGCCACCGCTTCAGTGCAGATGTGGCGGGGGAAGCTCCTTATGACCGACCAGACTGAATCACGCAAGCTG
It contains:
- a CDS encoding acyl-CoA dehydrogenase family protein, translating into MFEFNQTQKMAEKMMRGYVEKEILPHVAAMDRGDMLPYDLFRKMHKELGLRIAAEKAINKAIARKRAEEAGEAPEEKPEKENAKGDEDDLSGGQDPLLMAILMKELSRVSPGFTLSYGASLGLCGSNIQKKGTAEQLEKYAKPVLLYDKIGCWGLTEPDAGSDAFGSMKTVARRDGDYYVLNGSKTFITNAPHADIFVIYARLDKGQGGEKNTWPVKSFICVREDEGLSTSEPMDKMGMRDSPTGLIYLEDCRIPVDRILGTEEEESRGDGKEVLQGERSGMPAMALGIIERCLEVATKYAKEREQFGQPIANYQAVQLRLAEMYIAYENCRNLVFKQAWLQREGKRDMFSAQVAKVYCTQQATKVALDAIQILGGNGYMKEYYVEKLMRDAKLLEIGGGTSDINMMGMMREYLARSS
- a CDS encoding EI24 domain-containing protein, giving the protein MVGKFAKGIFTGLGAPKRGMSFLGEHPKLISWCVIPVIINYLIFGTLAYLAGKFIPELSDMILPEATNWFWDVVRFLLQGVGYLIVGVAAYFLFVPVAGLIASPFNDMLAEQVGILKTGEVPEGAGWKNFASDALFSIGVEAKKLLLLVILAVGTFLVGLIPVVQVISPVVGVLVGIFYVALEYIDFAMAHRKLPFSDRVAMLAADQPGMALGFGLPPYVVALVPVVNVLVIPLLAPVMVVAGALLYYEHLAPGHEAVAEVAN